The following nucleotide sequence is from Aedes aegypti strain LVP_AGWG chromosome 3, AaegL5.0 Primary Assembly, whole genome shotgun sequence.
AGCAAAAACCTCCATTGAAGTCGTAAACAATCGCGACAATGACTTACGACTATTTAGATTAGGAATTGGTTTAAAAATAGAACTCGATATTCTTTTCATTGCAGCAACATGAGAGTGGCCAGTATCCCATCCACTTTGCCGTATCATCACTAGATCCGAACAACGTTCGAGCCCTGTTGAAACATTCCGCCAAAACTGTCGATGTGCTTTATCAAAATCGAACGGCTCTGCATCTGATCTTCGAGGTGATCGACAAAAGCAATTGGAGCGACGCCTTCGAGTGTGTTAAAGTTCTGCTGAAGAACGGCGCAGACATCAATATTCCCAATGGGGATAACCGCACACCCCTAGGTGTGTTTGTAAAGAACTGTAAAACGTGGAAAGCCAATTCAGAGTACTGGCGGAAAGACATACTTGAGTACTGCCTGAATCAGACCAACGTGGACGTCGACACCTTCAGGAAGGGGGAGTTGAGGAAGAAGATCGGGGACTTCTTCCCGGGCACCAAGATACCATCCTACGTCATGGAGACGAATTTGAACGTGCTAATATCTCTGCTGAAGTCGCACAAGGACGCAAAGTTCGACATCGCGTATAGACAGTACAAGGAAAAGACTCAACAGGACTCATCCGCATGGAAGAAAGATAAAACACAACTGGTGCAAGCTGCCGTCCATGCTGGGTCCCTAGCGTCGGTAAAGAAATTGTGTGAAGACGATTACGCTTTCGACGCCGATTCGGGACTTGCAGATCTCCTAGCCAGATGTTGTAGTTACGGAAACCACGATATTCTAGAGTATTTGCTGAGCCTAGTTGGACACACGGAGAAGGATCTCAAACAGATCAACGCACATCCGCTGCTGTCGCTGGTCATCAAAGAGATTAACACCCTCAAAAATAAGGACAAATGTCCGTTTTTCAAATGCCTCAAATGTTTACTAGCCGATGGGCGCATCGAAATCGACAAAACAGACGACAAAGACTTCAGCGCGCTCCACTATGCCGTAAAGTATAAGGTAGATGATGCAGtagatttgctgctgaaaagtTCCGCCTACATTGGCAAGCAGAACATGTTCAAGGAGCTGCCCATTTGTGAAATGAGTCCGGAAATGCTGGAAAGCTACCTTGACTCGTGCCTCACAGCCAACGACAAGCGACCGGGAGACGATGATTATGAAATCAATGTCGATTACTCCTGTTTGGTTCCACCGGAATACAAATCTAATTACACCGGTGATAGAACAGTGGCGGTCAGCAATTTTGCCGACGAAATGCTGCCGATTGTGTACATGTCCAAATCGTCAGATCTGAAACATCTATTGAAGCATCCAGTGATTTCCAGTTTTGTGTTGATAAAGTGGTTAAGACTTAGCTTATACTTTTACATTAACTTCGTAATATGCACATGCTTCTTCCTGTGTTTCACGTGGTACGTGGTGGGATGTTACGGACAGGATAACGTCGATcagttcctgaaagaatctctgagaATGCTGTCGTTGTTGGGTGCGACATATATGGCGCTGAGAGAACTCGGTCAGATGATGCTACACGCAAAGATGTATTTCAAGTCGTTGGAAAACTGGATGGAGCTGGTATTGATCGTGGCATCATTCACGGTTCTCGTCAAGGAATTCCAACACGAGATCCGGCAAGTCATTTCAGCAGTGGTAATTCTGCTGTCAGCCTTCGAATTTACCCTGCTGGTTGGATCGCTTCCAGTGCTCTCTATATCCACGCACATGGTGATGCTCAAAACGGTGTCGAAAAATTTCCTCAAGAGTTTGATACTGTACTCCATTGTTCTGGTTTCCTTCGCATTTTGCTTCTACACATTGTTCAACGTGGGAAGCGCGAAAAGTAATGCAGCTGGGGCAGACGGCGATGCCGATGGAAATGAAGACAAGTTCAACAAATTCGCCGATATCAGAACGTCACTGCTCAAAACGGTTGTAATGTTAACAGGTAAGAAACTGCAATTTGCTTTACATGGGAACACCACTACACGACTACACGAGATGTGTATGGAAAATTAGGGACATTTAAAAGCTTGTTTGTGCGATTATACACAGtgagaaaaaaaacgaattctAAATCACAACTTTTAGAAGCcgccattggcgtagctaggaattttttctggagggggccttaGGGGGGCCTAGAAAATTTCACAGTTTTATAGATTGTTTAGTTTCATAGTTTTGTAGTAGTGACCCTCAGCCCTgttttttcaaccattttaaTTCCTGATGGTGGATAGTTTTCGTAATAGTTTTGTTTGATGTTCTTTATAACGTTGAGAGTAGAGCAATTTCCCGAAGAAAAATTTTGCTTTTCCGATTTAAGAGATACAGACATCACGTGCGGCCCGCACTTTGGTGAGCACGGATTTATAGCATCCATAGCAaaagttttaacagatttgtattgaatttaattatttgtttttctgtcTCATAGTTctaacaaaaaatcacaaagaaTTTCCTTTGTTATTCTTCTATGAAATTTTTGGTATTCATCGATGTGTTTTGAGAAGgttcctctgaaaattcctacggccttttcttcaggaattattttcgtacttttcagtgctttctccaagaactcgtttaccagttttcactgattttgtccaaggatttccacggaaaatcgttcatcaaaaaatatcttgaagaattccgccagaTAATGCATTACCAactattttaattatttatcctGGAAAGTCTCTATGTACTTATTACATAAATATCAATAATTAAtttaaagtatcctccagttgctcattaatgatttgattatgatttttaggaattattgaggatttctccaaaaaacagCACAACAAGCTCTAGGAGTTTCAACAAAAATGTCTttaagatcaccaagcaagaaTTAATTCCACGGAAAGTTCacaaacagttttttcaactttgcttttgaagttcgtCCTAAAGATCCTCTACAAGATTGTTGGAAAAAATCTtagcaaaaattatccaaactTCCTGCAAAAAACCTAAATGACTTATCCGGGCGTCATCGTAATATCTcacaagaaattaaaaataattcaattgtaaaaatgcaaattatgatttCTCATAGAAACTCTCCgcaaatatatttgtatttttttcacaaaatatcatgttttagattctttcaaaataaaggAGTAACATCTCGTATTCCTTGAAAacgctttcaaaaatattttttatttgtttaaaaatacttaactcagaaatgtttaaagaaatCATCCTTAAAAGTTCCTAACGCTCAACCGTTATTTAaaaaactcttccgcgaaaTTACTCAAAGATTCCTCGAGcgatttgttcagggatttcttagagaattatacTATCGTTTCCCTAAGATTCTACCAAAAAATTAGGTAGAGTATCATCTAAGTATTCtccagagatattttttttttttcgttaaaccGCACTCACGATTCTTTTGGGACTTGTTTAAATATTGTTTTCACCAGATTaactaagattttgcaattcattcttgaacttctcaaaaaatttctccataagttccaagaaatattgttttaggttctaaaaataacttcatttttttacgaATGGTAATCTCATGATTCTTCCataaacaaatattaaaatttatccactctccatttcaagttcaaaaactactcgagaaatatttcaatattgtTAGTAATTGATTTACAAATTCCTATATCAATCGCtgcatatcagatttctagagaaacacatGAAACGTGTTGCAAGAAGTCTGTTgggttttttttgtgtaatcGCAGCTTATATAGTTCGGAAAAAATACTTAGTTCCTGTCTTAATATTCAAGAATTAAACCATAGAATTTCTGGAACTTGTTCACAATGTACCttacagaaaagcttaagtggtaTTTGTAGGATATAATACAAACATTCTTGTTCTTTTTCTTCGTCTTTtattaatataaaataattGGTGTTAAAACCGATACATTGTttactgaaaatatttgtaattaaaatcttagataatataTTGTATGAACctcgaagtttcatgatactatgatGAACTATGATGAAGATCCCATTTTTCCTACCTTTATAAATTCCCAACAAACTTTGTGAAAAGTctaatttcgattattttgtagtactgtagtaCTTTTTGGAGCATGGAAAGTGTTCCATCCGAAGGAAggtgaaacaacaaaatgttgaagtcgGTAGAACAATAAATGGGAATTGGTACAAAGAAAAACAATGTATAATCTTTTCTTTATAtgtaaattacaggataattaaaacctctctaataaaTTTCCAAATACCGTAAACggtgtatctttgataatgcggttAACATTGATTGTGAAGGACTCACAATATACTAaatgaaataatataatttatgttaatcagtaaaacccattatcaaagttaccgcaAAACCGAAAATAAactttcaattatatgaaaaattattgatcGATTCAACATGAATCGTCATGCAATCTTTTAACAGCTGATAACTGAAATACCAgaacttttttgcaaaatatttgataaatatatttcaaaactaatgcataaatattcagattttctttaaaaaaaaactattaaagttATCCCGTTTCacggtaaaacaaatttctcaaaaagttccatcagaattttctttagaaattatccttgaaatatatcctactttgacttctggttttctaggattctgccagaaagcctctaaatttccgccctcgtatcgcacaaaattcaaaccaagaatatggattctgccaataattgataaaattgtTTCTAAGAAGTATATTAAGGAAGAccagttcatttgtttatgaatatcttaataaatcttttcctacttcccagttattttgctacatattTTTCTACAGATTACTTTACCCTATGCCAATTTTgaaagcaaaagttttcctggaggttttcaacaaatttcttctgaTTTTTAAACAATCCGGGGGTTTGAAGCAAAGTTCCTTGAAAAAGAAACAATGTAGGGTTTTTTTTacgcaatttgtgatgtattttagaaatatttcttaaggactCAAGAACTTCGtggaaaaaatgtaatattttttctttggaaaaactatttaaagaAATGGCTAATAgaaatttcagcgaaatatcttagtattagatttgacagaatcaatgatttatGGAGGAATGGCGAGGAAAAACTGAACTTTTAAAAgattaagtaacattttttaggtaaatccgggaacattgTCCGGAACcaaataaaaagtagacatagaaggaatggatgtcctccaggaggaattcgctttgaaagtatgaacaagtcccacaattttatttgactaatttccaagagatttgtaaAAGTTTTGAAGCCAACCTTTAATGTTCCTTGAGGAGTTTGATTATACTAAAACTCtataaagtatatcgaaaagttgtttttgaaaaatgttgccacaaatctgtgaaaaaatgaatcaaaatcaaagagagaatttattgctggaattAACACTCTAATTGATTTTGTTACGTTGTTTCACACCAGTTTTATGTTCTATCATTCATCTGAAGACAACTAGGTCATGCcgaaataacttaaaatttgagccttatttttccacaaaaattcctGCTATGGAATTAGGATATTGACGCTGTTTCGTACCACGGTATTTATTGCAGCgaagatgtcgaaaaattgcgtaTATCGCCTACTACACCAAGAAGCTAGTCTcaacagtaaccaatcgatcaacAGCCGGATGATTAAGCTTTTGGTCGTGTTCCACCGAAGTCagcaccaccacgctgatgctgtaacgtaaaataaaatgaagggatttttgtcaaaaacaaGAGTCATGGACATTGTTTCAGAAAGTTTTGCTTCATGGTAAATTGTTTgttgttttaatatttattatcatcaaaaattctggggggggcctggatgattctggagggggccaggcccccctggccccccctgttcttACGCCAATGGAAGCCGCTGGTTTTCAATATTATGTTGTAGCTTTTGCTTCTTTATGGTTTTACTTCCTGACtgagacagagtctgcttcccggcttattgttcttatgaacactcaATTCATCTCTCAATTCATAAGCGAGAGCTatctttgattatttttaaatgtgtATATCTCGTGTTTGGCAGATACTAAGGtactctatgccttgggaagtcgaaaaaatccTCCTTACGAAAAATAAATCATAGACCTGTgggactcgaactcacgacccttaGATAGATTTCAGCTACGGCTATCTAAGCCCCTCATGTACAATATTATACAAAagatttgcaactttttcgtttttccatacaaaatgaccaattttggtaagctagatctcaattgggtcctaaagccctgtcccaattttagtgccaaatgcttaagtttaggccataaacacttgtttactcaattttttaatgttttccgtttgtttaagtccacaaaacattttttatgttttttattagattttgtcacaccccttggcttaaactcaaattttgggtgtattttgttttccgtgtccctttcgaaatgtcagataggaacaaccccagtgaaaaaactataacccctgtggtgtttttgtcgactgagCGAAcgtcaagtgtcaaggttcatttatggacctaatttttaaattaaagtttaaacatgatatagccgttatttgagcgggaaaaattgctaaagtagttaaagtaacatgctctttcgcgttattaaataaaaacaagatttcattcaacattttaggaccctattgtttatggaccgattcggataaaattttcacagaacatcagacataacttgaattttaacatagcTCGTCGAGGTTCTACCTTCCGAGGATCACGAAGCTCCTCCTCAACTCGAGCCCTGTACAAGTGGTCCGACTCCGATGCTTGTACATGCTCCGACCAATCAGCAGCTCCTCCTACGGATCCCGTGCGGCGTTACACGGCTTATGCGGCCGATCCTCCTGTAGGGCACACTCGCAGATGAACcgttcctgggcccataacctattggaAGTACACCAAGACAATTCCAATTCCAGGATAGCTTGTTGAGCACAAAGAAAACAGACTAGTCTATTCCTCTGCAGACAGCTACTGACTGATAAGTCAACTAGCAACTGCTGTTCCTTTTATTTCATCCAGGTATCTACAATTCATTTCCACTAAGCACAGCATAACATACCTCTAAATACTACCACCGACGATTCCCGTATATTCTACCTACGGGTGCGACACTACAATCTCAACAAGCATGGCACTATGCAATACTGCATTCGAGTCCAATGATTCAGCGTAGTTCAGCACGAAGCTTCCTTTAatagtggtaagctccatcgaagttaataccccaatcgcgtattatcctcgattttagcatagtaaaatcgaggataatacgcgattggcgtattaacttcgatggagcttaccaccataagaATCACAAACTGTATAATGTTTTCCGTGTATCCTTCCACGGTCTTCCCTCGAGGTTTTAAGCCCGTTGTTCATTTTTCACGCACAATCGACAAGCTTTACATGGTACGATAAATGGCGCTTCTTGGCGTTGTATCTTGCTTTCAATTCTTTTTATGTTCTCTTGCGTTTTTTGGTGAATTCATCATCGGCCGTATAACTTTTATTTGAgtccaatggatcattgaaggtagtttttgcaagtgctcaccgcttcaaaacaaaggcgccactgtatatgtggtttaacattgtgacagcattgctgttctgtcaaacacacaaggctacggtggcgctatctatgatttacatagcggccgttttggttattttaatgatccattcaacAGTCCCCGTCGCATATTCAGTGTCATCCAACGATTTCAAATACCTTGCCCAATGCTCACGGTACGTCTTCGATGGAACCTGAAAGCTGCCGTCACCGCTAACATTGCCGTCACTGCCGTCCTTATCTTCGAAGCCAGCAAAGTTGTTTTCAGTGCCCGCGTCATTGTCCAACGGGTCGCCATCGGCCAAATTCCTGCACTCATCCTTGGAACTATCAGAAGTACCATAGCTTGTGAAATAATCGAGAGCAGATATTTTCGCGACTTTTAATGCGGACACTAAACTGTCAAAACAACAATAATTCACATGTGACCGATGCATCATAGTAAGCACTAATACTGTTATGCGTTTATTCtcgtagggtaaaagcaccgctTTTGGCCATCCTTAGAGAAaaagtcaataaaaattaaatggaaaGCTGTATCTAtattacaaatatgtcaaaatcaagctttcaatccatattatgtatgtaaaatatcaaaactaagCTATAAccatcattggcgtagctaggatttttttctggagggggcctaggggggcctagcaaatacttgttttacagaagtaatgtcggtcgcaataatcacgattttcacaaatttggtaGTTTTTACAGATTTGTATCGATTTCATTCATATataattttgtctcatttcgtggcatatcagtgatatttgtaaatttcaatcatcGCTACGAAACAGATTCATTTATGTTGTAACCAGtcaaaaatcttcaaagaattctagcaaaaagctCACAAGGATTGTCTTTTGTGTTTCTCctttgattatttcaggaattaaaTCATGTGCTTGGAAGAGTTTCCTCTGAGAATCCCTAC
It contains:
- the LOC5568431 gene encoding transient receptor potential cation channel protein painless, with the translated sequence MSTVNNVQLLCIADPQRALAASLVEGNIKHFQYALSCGADPNVRDERTGFTVFELACQRSGSAEFIQECLDNGADEQAQHESGQYPIHFAVSSLDPNNVRALLKHSAKTVDVLYQNRTALHLIFEVIDKSNWSDAFECVKVLLKNGADINIPNGDNRTPLGVFVKNCKTWKANSEYWRKDILEYCLNQTNVDVDTFRKGELRKKIGDFFPGTKIPSYVMETNLNVLISLLKSHKDAKFDIAYRQYKEKTQQDSSAWKKDKTQLVQAAVHAGSLASVKKLCEDDYAFDADSGLADLLARCCSYGNHDILEYLLSLVGHTEKDLKQINAHPLLSLVIKEINTLKNKDKCPFFKCLKCLLADGRIEIDKTDDKDFSALHYAVKYKVDDAVDLLLKSSAYIGKQNMFKELPICEMSPEMLESYLDSCLTANDKRPGDDDYEINVDYSCLVPPEYKSNYTGDRTVAVSNFADEMLPIVYMSKSSDLKHLLKHPVISSFVLIKWLRLSLYFYINFVICTCFFLCFTWYVVGCYGQDNVDQFLKESLRMLSLLGATYMALRELGQMMLHAKMYFKSLENWMELVLIVASFTVLVKEFQHEIRQVISAVVILLSAFEFTLLVGSLPVLSISTHMVMLKTVSKNFLKSLILYSIVLVSFAFCFYTLFNVGSAKSNAAGADGDADGNEDKFNKFADIRTSLLKTVVMLTGEFEAANIQFDANSTSYLIFVLFIFFVAIVIFNLMNGLAVSDTAAIKAEAELIGLSQKVEVISKYENALKMTGINGFLTQSIFKLFPSTFLQLFPEYLPMHYVIVTPNQSNSIFIPRPFHNGDATSRIDVESHIELLPLNKHPEEKIRLTIGCCVLPSFSRMDGKIMKYAKEILHSRNRKSQTVDRIQPLEARLSKIERDLERILQYLSHSQTVN